The following proteins come from a genomic window of Bactrocera tryoni isolate S06 chromosome 1, CSIRO_BtryS06_freeze2, whole genome shotgun sequence:
- the LOC120781004 gene encoding uncharacterized protein LOC120781004: MQAHHAMPDFRCRSTCTHRECQRHAYLGIINQEEQCKCLGEVNASSIFLENVLDLSNTLAQIMIICGIHECKAKSTVDVVTYAFLHYDQVCYCMDTTPKKRLRKEDLFHELGKRCLMNRVEAHLAYTIVKRGFKAFYYQPNDELRLKEGRPSFSEECVYVHAARKTAESYARYDGLSCEEQRGFEAKIKVAYKKFYDRMLTRRNQPEGEDCNCCFCAKKRGHLIYGKQPPREAPKKEPHRCPYCCQKKKKKFIHAGRAGAKCPKCHRALRYCVCPKYDFDLDWVKSIWFRPDMDLYYKETIEERPIAKSGCEPDEPEPEIKGCDSQEIQKEEVEEEDEGEEGAEGAEPMGAADQPAAADIDMAGEEEEEGEQ; encoded by the coding sequence ATCATTAATCAGGAGGAGCAGTGCAAATGCTTGGGCGAAGTCAACGCTTCCTCAATCTTTCTCGAGAATGTCTTGGACTTGTCCAATACGCTAGCGCAGATCATGATTATCTGCGGCATACACGAATGCAAGGCGAAATCCACCGTCGACGTCGTCACCTACGCCTTTCTGCATTACGATCAGGTGTGCTACTGTATGGACACAACGCCGAAGAAGCGTCTGCGCAAAGAAGATCTGTTCCATGAGCTGGGCAAGCGGTGTTTGATGAATCGTGTCGAGGCACATCTCGCTTATACGATTGTCAAGCGGGGCTTCAAAGCTTTCTACTACCAGCCGAATGATGAGTTGCGTCTGAAAGAAGGGCGACCATCTTTCTCAGaggaatgtgtgtatgtgcatgccGCGCGAAAGACTGCCGAAAGCTATGCACGCTACGATGGCTTGTCGTGTGAGGAGCAACGCGGCTTTGAGGCGAAAATTAAAGTGGCCTACAAGAAATTCTACGATCGCATGTTGACGCGCCGCAACCAACCGGAAGGTGAAGATTGCAACTGCTGTTTCTGTGCTAAGAAGCGTGGTCATCTCATCTACGGCAAGCAGCCACCACGCGAGGCACCCAAAAAGGAGCCGCATCGCTGTCCGTATTGCtgccagaagaagaagaagaagtttataCATGCCGGACGTGCCGGTGCGAAGTGTCCGAAATGCCATCGTGCATTACGTTATTGCGTCTGTCCGAAGTATGATTTCGATCTGGATTGGGTGAAGAGTATTTGGTTCCGACCCGATATGGACTTGTACTACAAAGAGACTATTGAAGAGCGTCCAATCGCAAAGAGTGGTTGCGAACCCGACGAACCAGAGCCAGAGATAAAGGGATGCGATTCGCAAGAGATTCAGAAAGAAGAGGTGGAGGAAGAGGATGAAGGCGAAGAAGGCGCTGAGGGCGCAGAGCCTATGGGTGCGGCGGATCAACCTGCTGCCGCAGACATCGACATGGCGGGAGAAGAGGAGGAGGAGGGTGAACAATGA